Sequence from the Christiangramia fulva genome:
GTTCTGAAGCGAGAACTTCAGCTTCAGTTTTTCTTCAGCAAAATCCAGGTTGAGTCGCGAGCGTTGAGAAACAAAATTCGCCGGTTCCTGCGCATCATTCAGCAAGGTTTTATAACCGTTCCTGAACTCGTATCGGGGCCTTAGTTGCAGGTCAGCGCTAAATTCCTGCGCAAAATTAAGCTGGCTGAGCATTCCGAAGAACGCCAGGAATATTATTTTTTTCATCTTTCCATAGTTACATTTCGCTCACCGCGGTTTCAATACTTTGTACAGTTTCATCGGAATTTACACCAAGCCCTTCCTGTTGGAAAAGCAATTCCCCTTTGGGGCTAAAAACACTTATAATATTGGAGTGCGAGAAAGTCATAGGATTGATCTCTTTGTAATTCACAGCCACAACAGCTGCAAATTCGCGTGTGTTTTCTTCACTGGAACGAAGAAATAGCCAGGGATCCTGATCCATATTTCGATCCTGTGCAAAAGTTTTAAGCCGCTCAGGAGTATCAGTTTCAGGATCGATACTCACAAATACCATTTTTACATGCTTTTTGGCAGCTTCTGGCAAACGCTCTTCAATATTTTTCATATCGGCCACCAGGCGGGGACAGGCGGTGGTACAGGAAGTATAGATCATCACCATCACCAACACGTCTCCCTGTAAATCTGCAAGCTTAATATCTTTCCCGTTTTGGGTTGTCCAGGTAGAGGAAAGATTGAAAAGAGACATATCTGGAATATCATTTTTCACAACCGCTTCTTTTTCATTGGAAGCGATTACTTTAGAAGTCTTCTTTGAAGAATTATTATTGCAGGAAGCGAACAATAGTAAGCTCAAAACACCTGCCAGGATCATTTTTTTCATAATTATAGATTTTTATCGTTGATGCTTTTAGCACATCTGAATCCAAGGTTTTTAATATCATACCTCGCTTTTATGCTCCTGCGGAAGGCATACCTCATAAAGGCCGCATAATCCATAAGGTCGGTAGCGCCAATTGCGCTGCTGCCGCAAAAAAGATTGGAGTCTCCTCCTCCGTTACCACGGGAAGCCGGAGAGAGCAGTACACTGTTAAAGTCCATGGTCCATTCCCAAACCAGCCCGTGCATGTCATACACGCCCCAGTAATTCCTGAAGGTGCTGCCCACTGGTTTCGCATAGGTGTTGGCGGTCTCGTACCAGGAAAGAATGCGCTGGTTAAAATCCTGCTTGATCCGGGCGTCTATAGTAGTTTCATCAGCCATGGCCACAAATTCCCATTCGTCCATTTTTGGCAACCTCTTTCCCTGACATTCGCAATATTTTTTAGCGGCAAACCAGGAAACATTAGTAACAGGTGCATCAGGTAAATTATCCTTTCCGAATGAAAGGTCACTTTCCCAGGTGGCCAGATACCTATCGTCAGCGAATAGCGGTTTAATCGCAGATCTCACCCACTCGGGATGATTTTTCAGAAACTCAAGATATTGAGCATTAGTCACCGGGAATTTATCCATATAAAACTCATCAACCTCCACGAGTGTAGAGTCTGACCCGTAAAGGGGGATATATTCTCCCCCTTTAACCAAGGCCATTTCTGAATTTTTCTGGGCAAAAGATGCTGTAAATACAAGACTCAACATCATTACCAAAATTCCATTTTTATGATCGAGCATCTTTTTAAACATTTTCTTATTATTTAGACTGCGCTTTCACCATCTCAGGTGTTACTACAGATTTGTTATTCTCAAAATTATGGTAAACATAGGTCAGTACATCTGCAATTTCCTCGTCACTCAGACTTTGGGCCGGCATCGCGCTGTTGAAAGTAGTTCCATTCACGGTAACCTCGCCATTCAGGCCATGCTTCACAACACCAATTGCCCTGGCAATATCTTTGTTGAGATAATCTGATTTAGCAAGAGGAGGAAATGCTCCAGGGATTCCCTGCCCGTTTGCCTGATGACATGCGAAACAGGTTTGCATAAAGATCTTTTTTCCATGTTCTTTTTGTTCTTCGATAGATTTACCGGACTTTTTTGCAGCTTCCGCAAGTTTTTCCCCAGCTTCAACAGCGGGTTTAGCTTTTGCTAAAGTTCCGTCAGGATCATAGGTTCTTTCAATTTGAGTACCGGAATAGATTTTGGCATTTTTTTCACCGGAAACCTTGAGCATCCCCAGAGCTCCTTTGTTAAAGGCTCTGAAAATCGAGTGGTCTACCAGCAGATAAGTTCCGGGAACCTGAACTTTGAATTCTATCATCGCTGCGCCTCCAGAAGGGATAAGCGTGGTTTG
This genomic interval carries:
- a CDS encoding SCO family protein → MKKMILAGVLSLLLFASCNNNSSKKTSKVIASNEKEAVVKNDIPDMSLFNLSSTWTTQNGKDIKLADLQGDVLVMVMIYTSCTTACPRLVADMKNIEERLPEAAKKHVKMVFVSIDPETDTPERLKTFAQDRNMDQDPWLFLRSSEENTREFAAVVAVNYKEINPMTFSHSNIISVFSPKGELLFQQEGLGVNSDETVQSIETAVSEM
- a CDS encoding formylglycine-generating enzyme family protein translates to MFKKMLDHKNGILVMMLSLVFTASFAQKNSEMALVKGGEYIPLYGSDSTLVEVDEFYMDKFPVTNAQYLEFLKNHPEWVRSAIKPLFADDRYLATWESDLSFGKDNLPDAPVTNVSWFAAKKYCECQGKRLPKMDEWEFVAMADETTIDARIKQDFNQRILSWYETANTYAKPVGSTFRNYWGVYDMHGLVWEWTMDFNSVLLSPASRGNGGGDSNLFCGSSAIGATDLMDYAAFMRYAFRRSIKARYDIKNLGFRCAKSINDKNL